The sequence below is a genomic window from Wyeomyia smithii strain HCP4-BCI-WySm-NY-G18 chromosome 1, ASM2978416v1, whole genome shotgun sequence.
AATCCACTCTAACAGTTGCTACAAATCAGACATGTTTTTCTTATTAAGTGCACAGTCACAGCTGCACTTCCTTACATCTACCTCAGGATCAAGCAAGTAAATTGGAAGAATTTGAAAACTGCATTCCAGGATGACAGCATGACCAAAAGAAGGCAATCCACGgtttgttatatttatttttggtgGTTGAATTTTTGACAAGCCAATCATCAATTACGAAGCTTCTTCCAATTCATATTTTAATCAATCTTCCTGTGAGACCCGAGACCGTGACGGGTGGCGAACTGTTTCCCGCATTGATCACATTCAAGAGAGACTACGCGGGGGTACAGGTGCGTCTCTTTTGGTGTGCCTTCAGTGCATTGAGCGACTTGTACGATGAACCACAGATATCACATTTGAAGGGACGCTCCACTGTGTGGGTGGCCATGTGCAATACCAGCCGATGACGGTATGGGAATTCTTTCCCACAAATCGCACACTGGTGGAGATGCGGTAAGCTGTGTGATTGCAAGTGTTTTTCAAGGGTTTGTGGAGTTTTCAATGAGGCGCCACAGATTTCGCACTTGAAAAGTCGCTTGTCTGTGTGAGTAGCCATGTGGATTTTCAGTTTGTGTCGGAATATGAAATCCTTTTTGCAAATTGTGCAACTGTGCGGGCGATCAGTACTGTGCGTTCTCCGATGTAATGTAAGATTTCCTTTCAGAGAGAAGCGTTTACCACACACTTCACATCCGAATTGCTCATTCCCGGTGTGAATCGTCATGTGATAGTTCAGTACGCTAAATTTGACGAATTTTTTGCTGCATATTTCACATTCGAACAGTCGCTTGCCGTTGTGGACTTTCGTGTGGACCTCGAGATGacgtttttttctatttgtttcGTTGCTGTGGATTCTCATGTGTCGCTTCAGTGCGCATTTGTCGTAATATTTTTTGCTGCAAATATCGCACTCATATTCATTTGGCTTGTGACGATAGAAGTGGTTCCGCAATGATTTTTTGTTATCGTAGTGCTTGCCACAGATATTACAGCTGTCAGCGTCAACGGCGGTAGAAATCGTCTCCAATTCCTTCGCATCACTGCAACAGGAAAAAGTGTCTGATAGATTGTGAGATCATAAAAAGAGCTCCGAAACTGACGATGTTTCTGGATACCCGAGATCCAAAATAAAGCTTTAAAATCTCAAGCCATGCTTTTATTGCTAGTGCAACTATCCCTGTCTTGATCTTAATAGTTACAATGTTCAAAAACTTGGTTATTTTTAAGAATCTAACTTAACATTTAGgatattaaatttttcaaaagaagCAAACAATCACCTGGAATTGAAGCCGGCAAATTTTCCATCAACCAATGCAGTTTCAGATGTCGGCGTTTCCAATTTAACCACGCTGCTTATTATTGGTTTCACAACATTTGGACCCTTTGGTGGAACTGTTGTCATTGCTGCCGGCTCACCGGAATGGTCGTCATTATTAGTGCTTGTTTGCACCGATACCGTTTCCAGCATATCGGATATCGTGATCTCCTCTACCTTTATCGTAACGTCTTTCTTCCCCATCGTTGAAGTGggctcatttttcattttcatttcaatgCACTTCGATAAAGCACAGTTATTCACAGTAACCAAGatgaaacatattttaaattcaaGTGATTTGTACTGAGATAATTTaatgttttactattttttaaaaattttgcctGTATGTTTTCCGTCTTTTCCCTTTGTATTCTTGTACGACCGGTGACAGTGCACGCTGAAATGAATTTACATGTCGATTCGTGAAAACGGTAAAAATAGTTAAGGTTACACGCCAAACTCCCGAGGACCAAATTCAGTAATCTTTACTGAATTTCAACAATAAAAACCGTATACTGAAATTTaagccacatacataagacatacgtaacactggcgtttttttctggtacacgttgccccatagtactccgtacctcgccctgtcaaactgctcgataaataatgaacaaaatgaattttctttttctcggccttatcgagtcccaaagaaaatcccataaggaactgtcaaaaagttatttacaaaatcaatgcagcatttttcgagtaggaacgagacaaatgcagggctgcgcaggtacactgccttcaaaaacaactcaaacagaggttttttttacagaggttggtactttcgagtagttcattttgtaccaacttttttggaagatttcttcctgagtgttacgtatgtcttatgtatgtgtttAAGCTATCTAACAGTGTACTGGAAATTCAGCATTTGCTTCCATTGCTAAATATTCGGTATCTGTCATCGACTGACATGCATTGCggctgtcaaaatgaaaaaaatagtttgttatcAATTTGGTTATTACGCGTAAAGATTTGCCGGGAAGAAAATTATTTTGTAAGTGGATCCGGAGCTCGAGGGAGTGCTGTAGAACATGAACTATTTGGTGAATAGAAGTCAATTAATCTTCTTTTTTTCAGTTCACTGTACGGTAGAGGGCATTGGCATATGTTCCTCGGCCATTGAATGGACTTTGGCGGCACATTTTAcaataaaaatgctcatatttgTGCAATAAGGGTAAGATGAAATAAATCTTAAGAAAAGATCAATTTTAAACGTGTTTTCAAACCCATATAAAGAATTCCCACTCAACTGATATTTCAGTAATCTGACGGACCTTTGCTGAATTCTATCAGCAAAGTACTGTCAAAATGTGCGGCGGCCGACATTGCTGAATATTCGGCAACGCTTTGAAAATTGCTGGAAATTCAGTAAAAGTCTGTCAAACATGGATGACATTTCATATTGCTGAAAATTCAGTAAAGTcccgtcaaacagaatgacatCTCATATTGCTGAAACATTCAGTAATTTTTTATTGCTGAATGGATTACTGATGTTTCAGCGTGGCAAAATTCAGTGAAAGTTTATtgaatttcagcaaaaaaagttTAGTGTATACACACCAAACTTTCTTTACTGAAATTCTGTAAACTTTTACTGAATTTTGCCACGTTGAAATTTTAGTAATCATTTCAGCAATGAAATATTACTGAATGTTTCAGCAATGTgaaatgtcattctttttgacgGTACTTTGTTGAATTTTCAGCAATGTGAATTGTCATTCATGGCTGACGGACTATTACTGAATTTCCAGCGAATGTCCGTTAAATTAGTGAAATATCAGCACCGACAATGTCGGTGATATCAGTTCAGTGGGAATTCTTCGTGTAGATTTTAAAACACgttgaaagtcgattttttgcttattatttgttaaccTTTCACCACATACATAATGTATGTGCTTTAACCATGTCACTAAGAGAAAATTTATCCTCGAGTATTGTGTCGCCCAAGTCCGATCCGTTAATTCGATATGCTTTCGCCATCTTCCTCCACTGaactaaagaaaaacaaaattaaattaatttttccaCTCATCAAACACTTCTTGCATGTCTCAATAGTCGGCGTTCAAGCCTTTATCACGCGTGAACAAGCTTTTTTTACGCGCGCGGACTAAATATATTGACAAGcaccatttttttcattttgacagtACATTGCTGTATATTCAGTAATCGAAGGTAAGATTGCTGAATGTCGGTAGAGCAAAACGAATTGCTGAATTTTCAGTACACATTTAAATTGCTGAAATTTCAGTACATGGTTTTTAttgttgaatttcagtaaagattGCTGAATCTGGATTTAGAAATTTGGTGtgatagatcattgcacacggaagataacctcacttttctgatacttcccacgggtttgtttacaaggtgttccattcactttttatgtgatagaagtgaaaatgaatgatacaaGTACGAAAAGGATTCTTGGAAACGCAATAGgaggttttaatttaaaaaaaaaaaacctgatttttcttatactaatcgataACCGACCATTCAGTATGCATTTCGTAATTTGTCTAAGATCTCTACGggttttctttgattttaaaattggaaaattatatttgtttcaaatttttactaactggcaagtagtgcacagAGTGACATAGACCTCTCCAATTGTGCATGTATTGGTGCACTTGACACCGTGTAAGTCGGGTTGAAAATGAGGCCAACAATGTGCTGTCAAAATGCCTGCATTGATTGCggaattttcattttctttcacTGACTCGAAACTTAATTTATTCCTACGCGGATTGTGTGATTTGTTTACGGATAGTATCCTACAAAACGAGTATTTGATTTCCAGTACCGAGCAACTCAAAAAAGACTATATTCCTCGATTTGCTTAACCCCGGGAGAGTTAAACAAGAGTCATTTATGAGGCAAACAATCCGAGTTTAGTGTGCGTGACTGAGCTGTCAGAAAGCTCTATTGCTGTTGCTGGTTTTTGGGGAATATAGCCCTGATAGTAATCAAAGTGACATTTCCGCTGCTGGCTTGTGGAAAATATAATCCTGGTTCACGTGTCCtgacagggatgccagatgTAGACATGTcttaatattaaaaacatttgagcgcgtgtgaattggccctgacacaagtaaaaaagatttttatggctgttcgcacctacgcgaattctcatttgcaattgtcaatttatgtgtgaaaacaaaagcaaaaatatttccctccttcactttcgcaagtaaaaaccaaactaatatcaacagagtcgtcagggccaataagTGGAAGCCTGATAGTCGGTTGATTAACCGCACTCGATTTAATGTGTCACTGGAAGTTTTGTAAACTTTCAACGGGGACCGTGTTTACAGATTTCATAAGTATAAAGACATTGTTTTGTGGAGtgtgaagatatttgaaaaatgacctggcctccctgtgccatgatttcttgacggtagggtatgtcttaaaaccacttaagcctgtattacactctttgaccaagcgtcaaatatttggcactttttgacagataaaaatttggtcaaagataattgtttgtcactccccaattttaacatggggcaaacaacaaccattatgtcaaataaatttgaccattatgtcagaaggtcaaatatttgaccattagacaaagagtgtactacaggctttacagttgttaaaatttgaaatcgattttttcaatagttttgctgtttaaATTAAGAAAAGTCAGAAGAATATGTATTTCTTTTGGAATTTcttatcaaaacaaaaaataatatacatacccctaaaacaccCTATTTTCAACAAGGCACTTCCGCATTTTTATTAGAGCCgaaaattttacttttaatttatgtaaacaaacccgcgtCAACTGTCAAATCCCTTTCTTCTTGttgttttgtgacgtcatcgtgcaatgatctgTTACTGTTACTGAACACAATGTGAAATGTCAATAATTTTGACGGTACTTTGCTGAATTTTAAGCAATGTAAAATGTCATTTATGTTTGACTAGTCCTATGAGAAGACGCCATTTTTtatgaccgaaaaataacaagcaaaatattggaaccacggtgggttctaaatggaaatggagccacaaaaaagtcacatacaacccagtgcaaGAGCATataggcgcgtctaaggcctgTGTTTGTGCCGAACATTCAGTAATGTCGGCTATCGAATATTTTGTTAGTacaaacatttttcgaaaatcacgttttgctcagaaaattgcactctttcagctgagtTATTACATGCTTTACTTTTAcgacgacagaccgattatcgattcaatgccgaatccagaatacgtcgccattttactcggtcttgggctgctatcctccaatctcccctaacacccaTTTcccgggcatcctcgtcgacagcacacatccaacgggtgcgaggcctacctcgaaatcgacggcctctatcggggtttctgctaaatatagtcttcgctggtcgttcttccggcattctagcttcATGCCCAGCCTACTGCAatcatgcccagcccactgcaaacgtgccccacatcacccggtaccaacaccagtttgaactgctcgacgaaaatgaacggaatgaattttcttcatagcgactctactcgagccctcaacaaaatcccttacgaaactgtcaaaaagttctttacaaaatcaatgctgcatttttcgagtgggaacgagacaaatgcagggctgcgcaggtacacaacctccataaactactcaagcagaggtttttttttacagaggttggtactttcgagtagtttattttgtaccaacaattttggaagatttcttcctgagtgttacgtatgtcttatgtatgtgcttgcactctacaaaacactaattccTCCCGTAGCCCTCTACGGttatgaagcatggacgttgaaagaggccggTCGACCAGCTGTTGGtatttttgagcgtaggattttgcgttcactccttggcggcaaactagaaaatggtgtttggcgcaaacgcaaaatcctacgcttaATAGGGTCAtggcacatacataagacatacgtaacactcaggaagaaatcttccaaaattgttggtacaaaatgaactactcgaaagtaccaacctctgtaaaaaaaaacctctgcttgagtagtttatggaggttgtgtacctgcgcagccctgcatttgtctcgttcccactcgaaaaatgcagcattgattttgtaaagaactttttgacagtttcataagggattttgttgagggctcgagtagagtcgctatgaagaaaattcattccgttcattttcgtcgagcagttcatactggcgttggtaccgggtgatgtggggcaaagagtaccaaaaaaaaaaatcgccagtgttacgtatgtctaagtatgtggtgCAAGTTTAGCACGGGCCTTTTCCCccctctttgccccacatcacccggtaccaacaccagtttgAACTGCTCGACGGAAATGTacgaaatgaattttcttcatcgcggctctactcgagcccataacaaaatcccttaagaaactgtcaaaaagttgtttacaaaatcaatgctgcatttttcgagtggaaacgagacaaatgcagggctgcgcagatacacaacctccataaactactcaaacagaggttttttttacagaggttggtactttcgagtagtgcTACCACGCTAGGACAGGGcgtgacaagagaaaccaaatatcacccaaagttctgtcaaagcGGAAGCcttctctgattggtcgtttttaCTTAGCacactgttaaattttattattagtcggtacggttggccgtgctgcgaaaactatcggtattttttgttcacactgtttttgcttaccaagtgaatgaacagcttttggttcaacaattttttgaacCTTTTTTATACACTATACTGTGTAATGTCTAATGTCTATAAAAATCAACATTCGAAATgttattcatgtttttgaaactacGTATGGTAAACAATAGCAGATTCATTTCATGAAAAGCAAGAGGAACccaaaatgagttgaaattatggctagttcaaataaatttgacatatatctttaaatcaattgaactagcattatcaaatgaattaattaaaattgaaatccaGAACTTGGAAAATCCTTGATATTTATATTATGctaattaaacatttttggaaacacTGGCAAGCGTCGTGCCGAAAAATCACAAATGTTTCATGAGGgcaattttgaacgaaaagaagaataactagaagccacttatcacgtcctgtcctagctACCAcgttctctaccagccaccatgtatttcgttttggcagatttaatgatgagccctattctcgcagcttccctcctgaaagGACTGAAGGCCTCTaccactgctctacggttgataccaatgatatcgatatcgtccgcaaaaccgaggaGTAtatgagacttcgtaatgatgatgccgcttctttgcacgccagccCTCCGCAAAGACACCTTCCAATGCAATGTTAA
It includes:
- the LOC129722873 gene encoding oocyte zinc finger protein XlCOF26-like; this translates as MKMKNEPTSTMGKKDVTIKVEEITISDMLETVSVQTSTNNDDHSGEPAAMTTVPPKGPNVVKPIISSVVKLETPTSETALVDGKFAGFNSSDAKELETISTAVDADSCNICGKHYDNKKSLRNHFYRHKPNEYECDICSKKYYDKCALKRHMRIHSNETNRKKRHLEVHTKVHNGKRLFECEICSKKFVKFSVLNYHMTIHTGNEQFGCEVCGKRFSLKGNLTLHRRTHSTDRPHSCTICKKDFIFRHKLKIHMATHTDKRLFKCEICGASLKTPQTLEKHLQSHSLPHLHQCAICGKEFPYRHRLVLHMATHTVERPFKCDICGSSYKSLNALKAHQKRRTCTPA